The genomic DNA GATGCTGGCCGTGTCTTGAATGACGGAGGCTTCGATCGAGATGGAGACTGGCGGGAGCACATTCCGACCAAGAGATGGTTCTTGAATTGTGTAGGTTGGGATATTTGAATGTAGCAATGGTGGCGCACAGGCAGGGTGTGTGTGAAAAGCctgtgtggttgttggatATGGCAGGTGCAAATTGGTCTGCAGGGCATGTGACCCGTGAAGTGCACTTCCCAATTCTGCTGGAAGAGGCTCTCGAGGGTCGTATCTCGAGACAATACCCGCAAATCGATTTGGTCGATATCCAAACATGTTCAGAACTTTCTGATGATAGGACCCCAACGAGAAAAAACCATGAGCCCAGAGTGGTTGCCTTCACTTTATCAGTCTGTCCCAAGGCATCCATCAGAGCCTTATGGGGCGCAGTAAGACCCCCTCACCTGCGCCATGATTACCCCCGTCTTATGCAGAGACATGTAACACCGGCCCCCACCGCAGATGATTGGCATAACACTCTCGGGCTGTGCATGCAGGTCATCATCTACTTCTACTAACCCCATATAACATCCAAGCTCATCATGTCTAGCTACCACTCATCTCCTTCCACTTCTTAAGCTAGGCACCAGACAGGATGGGGTCGCCAGTTTCAATTGGCGATATCATCGCCATGTCCAAGATCTCTTGGAAGATTGCCCAAGCCTTCACCAACGGACGCAAGTCTGCGCCCATCGAATTTCGCGAGGTTGAGAACCAGCTCTACTCCCTCAGCTCGGCCCTATCAGCTTTCAAAGATGCATGTGGTGATGACATCGCTGCAGTCTCCATCGAGTCTTCGTCACTTCCCAACCGATTTCAAGACAAAGAACAACACGAAGGTCTGCAGAGTGTGGATTGGCTGCTGAACAGCTGCAATGAGACGCTGAGGcatctcgagaagctcatcgaCAAGTACAGTGCTCTTGCAACCGGCTCAGGTCGAGACAATCCAGAGCCACGCTTTCGACGGTGGAGTGACACCTTGCTCAGGAACTACAAGAAAATTGCTTGGACAACCGAGGCCGGCGACATTGCAACCCTACGAAGTCAGCTCCTGGTCCATACCAACAGCTTGCACTTGGTTTTGGGGACCATCGTAAAGTCAGTGAATTTTCAATGTCACAATTTCATGAAAGATTTCGTTCTAACATGATCAATCATAGCTCCCGTACTTCCAGAATTGAGGGAAGTCTCGCAACAAACACACAGATGCTCACAGAAATTCATTCTTGGTGGACCCAAAATCTCAAAGATGCCACCACTTCTACCGCCGAGAGCCAGTCCCTATCGAACAGTTCATCAAAGACCATCGGCTCAATTAAATTTCAGGTATCGCTTGCTGTGGATAACGCACAAAAGCTCATCTGTCCTCGATCATATTACCAGGAGGACTTAAACCATTGGACATCTCAACTGTTATTGTGTGGCTGTGATAACGCTGCCGACCACCCCAAGCTCAGAGACATTGGACTGTCACCCATAACTTTCCCCTTTAAACATGGTGGGAAGAATAGGTCATGGGTGCTCTACAAAGTTTTGGAAAGGTCGACGAACCGTCTGGTATCTGTAAATATCAGTGATGTTGCAGTTGAACGTGAATCGGCAAAATCCAAGCTTACTCAGTGCCATTATCGCTAACCCGGAGATAGATATCCGCGAGTTTCAAGAATCATTCATCGATCGTCTTGCTGAAGCCACTGCGAGATCAATGCTGCAGCAAGGCATGAGCAATATGCTTGCTCACCCAGTACCTGATAACACAGGGATTCGGACTTTGTACACGCAAAGGTTAGTTAAAGTCATTCATGCCACTAGAATAGATATTGTTTGCTAACGCCCTAAGCTTGATTAGTGATACAAAGAATCTCTATAAACTGATGGCCGATATTACCTTTGGCGTCGGCCACAGATCCTTGGTCAAGAATGGGATCAGTGGGATTTCGCTCTTGCAATATCGAAGCCTTGGTAAAAGCAACGAAGGCCAAGGGGAGGAATATGCAGAGCTGCTGGTCTACTACAACAAAAGTGAAGATATCACGAAAAGCATTCTCAAACGTAAGGGTTCGAGGTGCCAGAATCGCATCTAACTTTGCTAACGAGACATAGTACGTCATGACACGGTAATGAAATTGATCGAAGGAGATGCAAGGATTGTGTTGGACGAAATTGACTGCTATGgctttgttgatgacaaCCAGGTCAACAAGCTGACCAGAGCAGAGGTTTCATTCCAAATGATTTCCTTCGAAGGTATGTAGGCAAAAGCAAACAGCGGAACACGCCTTCTAATTGAAACACAGCTGCCAAAGCACTCTACCAGAATATCGAAGACATGAGAAGGGAGCTATTTATCCAGTCTCTAAGCTCCCCTAGGCGAGACGAGATTGTAGCACTACGGCTGTGAGTGGATCCAGTGTCTTATTACCGAGTTGATGCACTGACTTTTGTGTCTTCCCAGCCAAGTTGCGCAGGTCCAGACTGAAGTGGTCTTGATACAGAACGCAGAGCTCTTGATCACCCGAGATAGAGAGGGGAAACAGAGGCTGATTATTGTCAGCGAGAATAAGTGCACAATACTCAACCAAGCCCGTAAGTTTGTTTAATGTCCAAACTTACGTGGGTTTGGGATCTCACAATCATGGTTTTACAGTACCTGATGATTGCTTCACCGCGGTTCGGAAAAGTCCCAATTTCAGCGCCCCAACATGGCTTGTTCAGATGAAAAGTGATGGAAATCAACAAGTATTTCACTACCCGAAGGGATTTCGAATGCTCAGGTTTCATGACAATAATGGTGAAGGTGCCATCCCGCTCTCATTGTAATCTGTCTGGCTAACCCGCTTTTAGCTACAAGAATGTTTCAACTGGGGCGCGAGGCACTCTCTCGGAGCGAGGGAAAAGCGAATTTACCC from Podospora pseudoanserina strain CBS 124.78 chromosome 2, whole genome shotgun sequence includes the following:
- a CDS encoding hypothetical protein (EggNog:ENOG503P2ET; COG:S), giving the protein MGSPVSIGDIIAMSKISWKIAQAFTNGRKSAPIEFREVENQLYSLSSALSAFKDACGDDIAAVSIESSSLPNRFQDKEQHEGLQSVDWLLNSCNETLRHLEKLIDKYSALATGSGRDNPEPRFRRWSDTLLRNYKKIAWTTEAGDIATLRSQLLVHTNSLHLVLGTIVKIEGSLATNTQMLTEIHSWWTQNLKDATTSTAESQSLSNSSSKTIGSIKFQVSLAVDNAQKLICPRSYYQEDLNHWTSQLLLCGCDNAADHPKLRDIGLSPITFPFKHGGKNRSWVLYKVLERSTNRLVSVNISDVAVEHIREFQESFIDRLAEATARSMLQQGMSNMLAHPVPDNTGIRTLYTQSDTKNLYKLMADITFGVGHRSLVKNGISGISLLQYRSLGKSNEGQGEEYAELLVYYNKSEDITKSILKLRHDTVMKLIEGDARIVLDEIDCYGFVDDNQVNKLTRAEVSFQMISFEAAKALYQNIEDMRRELFIQSLSSPRRDEIVALRLQVAQVQTEVVLIQNAELLITRDREGKQRLIIVSENKCTILNQALPDDCFTAVRKSPNFSAPTWLVQMKSDGNQQVFHYPKGFRMLRFHDNNATRMFQLGREALSRSEGKANLPIRNRPDESGGQIELDRSV